The genomic window AAAGTTGTGTATTATTTGAAGAATAGCTAGAGAAGGTTATTACTCTGTTAAGTGACTTTCTAGCAAAGATGCGATCGCTTCAGGTTGAATATTCTTGTATTTCTTTTTACCAACTTCTAAAACACAGTTGGGGGCGCTGCTACAGCATTTTTGGCAACCAGTATGTTCAATGGTAACTTTGTCTAACAAGCCGCGATCGCTCAAAGTTTTTTCTAATTCTGATAAAAACCCTTTACCACCACGTTTGAGGCAACCTGACTTTTGACATACCATAATCCTCGCTTTGGTTTCAGGTGGTAAATCTTGATTTGGACACGCATCAATTGGTGTCACCCGATAGGCTTTGATTTTTATTTTACTTGTGCGCGAGTCTAGCTTACTATGACCACAAACGCGAACTTGCTGGCCAGGAACTAAAGATGAACTTAGAGAACGGCGCAACTCTTTAGGCAGTTTAATTTCCACATTTCCAGATGGGACTGCCAATTGCAAGTATTTATATTTTCCTGGATCACCACCAACAAAACCTAGTAACTGTCCCTCAAGATTCAATTCTGATAATCTCAGATACTTGTTACCCATAATTGATAAAAAGTTAGGAGTAGAGACGCGATTAATCGCGTCTGTGCAGGAGTTAGGAGTTAAAAGTTAGGAGTTAATAATTATAAATTATCATTCATAACTGATCACTCCT from Nostoc sp. UHCC 0926 includes these protein-coding regions:
- a CDS encoding (2Fe-2S) ferredoxin domain-containing protein codes for the protein MGNKYLRLSELNLEGQLLGFVGGDPGKYKYLQLAVPSGNVEIKLPKELRRSLSSSLVPGQQVRVCGHSKLDSRTSKIKIKAYRVTPIDACPNQDLPPETKARIMVCQKSGCLKRGGKGFLSELEKTLSDRGLLDKVTIEHTGCQKCCSSAPNCVLEVGKKKYKNIQPEAIASLLESHLTE